GCTTACAAAAGAAAAATCCGAATTAAACAGGCTTTTGCTGGCTGCGATGCTAAATGAAAGTACACATATTCAGGATTTTGAAGTTAAATTATACGAATATGGTTTTAAGCCAAGTATTTTGAGATATGCGTATAAAATATTAGGATTTGTTTTCGGTTTTTCTTCCCGACTGCTTGGAACAAAAGCAATGTTGGCTCTGGGAGTATGGGTAGAAACAAAAGCTGTTGCTCATTATTCTGAGCTTCTTGAGCATATTGAGTGGGATGAAGAAACCCGTCATATGATAGAAAAAGATCAAGCAGACGAAGATCTTCATATTTCGAGATGGTCGGCTATGCTTA
This bacterium DNA region includes the following protein-coding sequences:
- a CDS encoding demethoxyubiquinone hydroxylase family protein, which codes for MSNYDVSVIRPAVKEEDIKFRGEGFSKDRLKKIKNALLTFHNLETMATNVYRHQLTKEKSELNRLLLAAMLNESTHIQDFEVKLYEYGFKPSILRYAYKILGFVFGFSSRLLGTKAMLALGVWVETKAVAHYSELLEHIEWDEETRHMIEKDQADEDLHISRWSAMLKEVS